In a single window of the Acinetobacter sp. CS-2 genome:
- the proB gene encoding glutamate 5-kinase, with protein sequence MIEVVDGQRQLKACKRIVVKIGSSLLTANGTGLDLDAISHWAKQIADLHNAGHEIILVSSGAVAEGMVRMKLENRPTDLPSLQACAAIGQMGLIQTWSSVLENHSIQTAQVLLTHDDLADRRRYLNSCDALQNLIDWRVIPVINENDTVSTDEIRFGDNDTLAAMVAGQVHADLLIILTDQQGMFDSDPRSNPNAKLFHTVRALDESLFDMAGGGGKFGRGGMLTKVRAARLAAKSGCPTLIASGESDNVLARLMSGELLGTLFITDNDRITAHQQWLAAHLQTAGRLVLDDGAVKAIKDNHRSLLPVGVKAVEGHFERGDVVECVDQEGHRIAVGRVNFSSRSAEIVKGLASDKVHQVLGEARSLEMIHRNHMAIY encoded by the coding sequence ATGATAGAAGTGGTAGATGGGCAACGTCAGCTCAAGGCTTGTAAACGAATCGTTGTTAAAATCGGATCATCTTTACTCACAGCAAACGGAACAGGGTTAGATCTGGATGCAATTTCGCATTGGGCGAAACAGATTGCAGATCTGCACAATGCAGGACATGAGATTATTCTGGTGTCTTCCGGTGCTGTGGCTGAAGGTATGGTGCGAATGAAACTTGAGAATCGACCCACCGATCTACCCAGTCTTCAGGCTTGTGCTGCCATAGGTCAAATGGGGCTGATTCAAACCTGGTCGAGTGTTCTGGAAAATCATTCCATTCAAACGGCGCAGGTTTTATTGACTCACGATGACCTGGCAGACCGCCGTCGCTATCTCAATTCATGTGATGCCTTACAGAACCTGATTGACTGGCGTGTGATTCCGGTGATCAATGAAAATGACACGGTATCGACTGATGAAATCCGCTTTGGTGATAATGATACCTTGGCCGCTATGGTGGCAGGTCAGGTGCATGCAGATTTGCTGATTATCCTGACCGATCAGCAAGGCATGTTTGACTCCGACCCACGTTCTAATCCGAATGCCAAACTGTTCCATACCGTGCGTGCTTTGGATGAAAGCCTGTTTGATATGGCCGGTGGTGGCGGTAAATTTGGTCGTGGCGGTATGCTGACCAAAGTCCGTGCTGCGCGTCTGGCGGCAAAATCAGGTTGTCCAACCCTGATTGCCAGCGGTGAAAGTGACAATGTCTTGGCGCGTTTAATGTCGGGTGAGTTGTTAGGAACCTTGTTTATCACGGATAATGACCGTATTACCGCACATCAGCAATGGTTGGCGGCACATCTACAAACGGCTGGTCGTTTGGTTCTTGATGATGGTGCAGTAAAAGCGATTAAAGACAATCACCGCAGCTTGTTACCTGTAGGGGTAAAAGCGGTGGAAGGTCACTTTGAGCGTGGTGATGTGGTGGAGTGTGTAGACCAAGAGGGTCATCGCATTGCTGTTGGTCGCGTCAACTTCAGTTCGCGTTCTGCGGAAATTGTCAAAGGCTTGGCCTCTGATAAAGTGCATCAGGTGTTAGGTGAAGCACGTTCGCTAGAGATGATCCATCGCAATCATATGGCGATTTACTAA
- the cgtA gene encoding Obg family GTPase CgtA — protein MRFVDEAVITVEAGDGGNGVASFRREKFVPFGGPDGGDGGRGGSIYIQADDDTSTLVDYRYTRKFRAERAKNGRGANCAGRGGEDTVLLVPVGTTIVDTESGDIIGDLVADGQRVLVAAGGEGGLGNTHFKSSTNRSPRKCTHGAKGEFREVRLELKVLADVGLLGMPNAGKSTFIRAVSAAKPKVADYPFTTMVPNLGVVDADRHRSFVMADIPGLIEGASEGAGLGIRFLKHLARTRILLHIVDVQPIDGSDPAHNAKAILNELKKFSPTLAKLPVVLVLNKVDQLDEDTREEWCKHLLEEMQWAGPVFKTSGLMSEGTKEVVYYLMDEIEKQRELEAEDPEYAAQLKAFRDQLEAETREQTIAAKEAYREMRRQQRLAGILGDDDDDEDGDDGEMEVYYVR, from the coding sequence ATGCGCTTTGTTGATGAAGCAGTCATTACCGTAGAGGCTGGCGACGGTGGCAATGGCGTAGCCAGTTTTCGCCGTGAAAAGTTCGTACCATTTGGTGGTCCAGATGGTGGTGACGGTGGCCGTGGCGGTAGTATTTATATTCAGGCCGACGATGACACCAGCACCCTAGTAGATTATCGTTATACACGTAAATTTCGTGCAGAACGTGCAAAAAATGGTCGCGGTGCAAACTGTGCAGGCCGCGGCGGTGAAGACACCGTATTACTGGTTCCGGTTGGAACTACCATTGTAGATACAGAATCTGGCGATATCATCGGTGACCTGGTCGCTGATGGTCAGCGTGTATTGGTTGCAGCAGGCGGTGAAGGTGGTTTAGGGAATACTCACTTCAAATCTTCTACCAACCGTTCACCACGTAAATGTACTCACGGCGCCAAAGGTGAATTCCGTGAAGTGCGTCTAGAACTTAAAGTATTGGCGGATGTTGGCTTGCTTGGGATGCCTAACGCAGGTAAATCGACCTTTATTCGTGCGGTTTCTGCTGCAAAACCAAAAGTTGCAGACTATCCATTTACCACCATGGTGCCGAATCTGGGCGTGGTTGATGCTGACCGTCACCGTTCATTTGTGATGGCCGATATTCCCGGACTGATTGAAGGTGCATCTGAAGGTGCGGGTCTGGGTATTCGTTTCCTTAAGCATTTGGCCCGTACCCGTATTTTGTTGCACATTGTTGATGTACAACCGATTGACGGCTCAGATCCGGCACACAATGCCAAAGCAATTTTGAATGAGTTAAAAAAATTCTCTCCAACACTTGCTAAATTACCAGTGGTACTGGTGCTGAACAAGGTTGACCAACTTGACGAAGATACGCGTGAAGAATGGTGTAAGCATCTTCTTGAGGAAATGCAATGGGCAGGTCCGGTATTCAAAACTTCAGGCCTCATGTCTGAAGGGACTAAAGAAGTTGTGTATTACCTCATGGATGAAATCGAGAAACAACGTGAACTCGAAGCTGAAGATCCAGAATACGCAGCACAATTAAAAGCGTTCCGTGACCAGCTTGAAGCTGAAACACGTGAACAAACCATCGCAGCGAAAGAAGCGTATCGTGAGATGCGTCGTCAACAGCGTCTTGCCGGTATTTTAGGTGATGACGATGATGATGAAGACGGTGATGATGGTGAAATGGAAGTGTACTACGTACGTTAA
- a CDS encoding MFS transporter, with amino-acid sequence MSLPKPETVSPLSSQFVLLMAIACGLCAGSAYFNQPLIYSIEKSLRINTSQAGLTVVLAQIGYVLGLMLLVPLGDFLNKRKLVVSLMVFAAISQILLSLSTTLSTLYLFTLCATFGAISAQVLIPFASTISPPESSAATVGKLMSGLVMGIILSRTFAGFVSTYWSWEAVYLSSGVITLLFAVVMWKKLPNTQPQTGLTISSIYRSLFTLARNNPHLIRRACAGALGFGILSMVFTSMTFVLGNAPYYFSDFEIGLFGLLGVIGIYSSSWSGKTVGQGKENLVAKLCIFLMLFSCIPLFFAQQNIWVYAIGVLMSYFGLTAFHVLNQNLVYRIDLKARSRINAVYMTIYFSGAALGSLGAVYAWEHFGWIGCVALGLVFSIGILLIDRFDFSQMKKV; translated from the coding sequence ATGTCTTTGCCAAAACCTGAAACTGTCAGCCCTTTGTCATCACAATTTGTATTGCTTATGGCAATCGCCTGCGGTTTATGTGCAGGTTCGGCTTATTTTAATCAGCCGCTGATTTATTCGATTGAAAAGAGTTTGAGAATTAACACCAGTCAGGCTGGCTTAACCGTCGTGCTTGCCCAAATTGGTTATGTACTTGGCTTAATGCTGTTGGTGCCTTTAGGCGACTTCCTGAATAAACGTAAACTTGTGGTCAGTTTGATGGTATTTGCTGCCATCTCGCAAATTCTGCTGTCATTGAGCACCACCCTTAGCACCTTATATCTTTTCACCCTGTGTGCTACCTTTGGGGCAATTTCCGCTCAGGTTTTGATTCCTTTTGCCTCAACAATTAGTCCACCCGAATCCAGTGCTGCAACGGTTGGAAAACTCATGAGCGGTTTGGTGATGGGGATTATCCTGTCACGGACCTTTGCTGGTTTTGTCTCAACATACTGGTCCTGGGAAGCTGTGTATTTATCCAGTGGCGTGATCACCCTGCTGTTTGCTGTTGTGATGTGGAAAAAATTACCGAATACTCAACCTCAAACTGGCTTAACCATCAGCAGTATTTACCGTTCATTGTTTACACTTGCCCGAAACAATCCACATTTAATCCGTCGTGCCTGTGCCGGTGCTTTGGGCTTTGGTATCTTGTCGATGGTCTTTACCTCGATGACCTTTGTCCTAGGCAATGCGCCTTACTACTTTAGTGATTTTGAAATTGGCCTGTTTGGCTTGCTCGGTGTTATCGGGATTTATTCATCGAGCTGGTCGGGCAAAACTGTGGGGCAAGGCAAGGAAAATCTGGTCGCAAAACTGTGTATTTTTCTGATGCTGTTTTCATGTATTCCCCTGTTCTTTGCCCAGCAGAATATTTGGGTTTACGCAATTGGGGTTTTGATGAGTTATTTTGGTCTCACCGCCTTTCATGTCCTAAACCAAAATCTGGTTTACCGGATTGACCTAAAAGCACGCTCACGAATTAATGCAGTCTATATGACCATCTATTTTTCGGGTGCAGCTTTGGGTTCGCTGGGTGCAGTATATGCATGGGAACACTTTGGGTGGATTGGCTGTGTTGCACTCGGTCTGGTCTTCTCGATTGGAATTTTGCTGATTGACCGTTTTGATTTTAGCCAAATGAAAAAGGTTTAA
- a CDS encoding winged helix-turn-helix transcriptional regulator encodes MSKYAISPLLGQVLSNECPSREILEHLANKWSVLVLRCLSEGVHRFSELKQRIEGVSEKMLSQTLKMLEQDGFILRTVYPVVPPKVEYQLTILGSQAAEKMNYLIDWVERSLPEILENKDRIAK; translated from the coding sequence ATGAGTAAATATGCGATCAGTCCTTTGTTGGGGCAGGTGTTATCGAATGAATGTCCATCACGGGAAATATTGGAACATCTCGCGAACAAATGGTCGGTATTGGTTCTACGTTGTTTAAGTGAGGGGGTGCATCGTTTTAGTGAGCTGAAACAGCGCATTGAAGGGGTGAGTGAAAAAATGCTGTCACAAACGCTAAAAATGCTGGAACAGGATGGTTTTATTTTACGTACCGTCTATCCGGTGGTGCCACCCAAAGTGGAATATCAGCTGACCATTTTAGGCTCGCAAGCCGCAGAAAAAATGAATTACTTGATTGACTGGGTAGAGCGGAGTTTGCCTGAGATTTTGGAAAATAAAGACCGTATTGCTAAATAA
- a CDS encoding glyceraldehyde-3-phosphate dehydrogenase produces MSKDTIIALHAEHQGRWKNREEIAERMIALIGQLYREKNIVTSVYGRSLVNRSVIQILKAHRRTRVMDVELSVVHTFPILEALAKIENIGSAEIDLGKLAVEFKEKGGDVDAFVAEAVKSLAGNAKVVEGKDVVLYGFGRIGRILARLIIGQSGLGRGLNLKAIVVRKSSDGDLEKRASLLRRDSIHGPFQGTISVDEENEAIIANGNFIKVIYASSPSEVDYTAYGINNALVIDNTGKWRDAEGLAQHLQCPGAARVILTAPGKGDMKNVVYGVNQADILDEDTIISAASCTTNAITPTLKVLEDKYKVLNGHVETVHSFTNDQNLIDNYHKADRRGRAATLNMVITETGAAKAVAKALPALKGKLTGNSVRVPTPNVSLAILNLTLEKEVDREEVNEYIRQISINSNLQGQIGYTNSTEVVSSDFIGSRTAGVFDAQATITSGNRLTCYVWYDNEVGYSCQVLRIAEQMGGVSYPKIPAETNA; encoded by the coding sequence GTGAGCAAAGACACTATCATCGCCCTACATGCAGAGCACCAAGGTCGCTGGAAAAACCGTGAAGAAATCGCGGAACGTATGATTGCCCTGATTGGTCAACTATATCGTGAAAAAAATATCGTGACTTCTGTATACGGTCGTTCTTTAGTTAACCGTTCAGTAATCCAGATTTTAAAAGCGCATCGCCGTACACGTGTTATGGATGTTGAGCTTTCTGTGGTTCACACTTTCCCGATTTTAGAAGCTTTAGCTAAAATTGAAAATATTGGTTCAGCAGAAATTGATCTAGGTAAACTTGCTGTTGAATTCAAGGAAAAAGGCGGTGATGTAGACGCTTTTGTTGCTGAAGCAGTGAAATCTTTAGCAGGTAATGCGAAGGTTGTAGAAGGCAAAGATGTTGTTCTTTACGGTTTTGGTCGTATCGGTCGTATTCTTGCGCGTTTAATCATTGGCCAATCAGGTTTGGGTCGTGGTTTAAATCTTAAAGCAATCGTGGTGCGTAAATCATCTGATGGTGATTTGGAAAAACGTGCTTCATTGCTGCGTCGCGACTCTATCCATGGTCCGTTCCAAGGCACAATTTCAGTTGATGAAGAAAACGAAGCCATTATTGCAAACGGTAACTTCATCAAAGTGATCTATGCATCTAGCCCATCTGAAGTGGACTACACTGCTTACGGTATTAACAATGCACTGGTGATTGATAACACTGGTAAATGGCGTGATGCTGAAGGTCTTGCTCAACATCTTCAATGCCCAGGCGCTGCACGCGTAATCTTGACTGCACCAGGTAAAGGTGACATGAAGAACGTTGTATACGGTGTGAACCAAGCCGACATTCTTGATGAAGATACCATTATCTCTGCTGCAAGCTGTACCACTAACGCCATCACGCCAACACTTAAAGTGTTAGAAGACAAATACAAAGTGCTGAATGGTCACGTTGAAACAGTTCACTCGTTCACTAACGACCAGAACCTGATCGACAATTACCATAAAGCTGACCGTCGTGGCCGTGCTGCAACATTGAACATGGTTATTACGGAAACAGGTGCTGCTAAAGCGGTTGCTAAAGCATTACCTGCGCTTAAAGGCAAGTTGACTGGTAACTCTGTACGCGTTCCTACACCAAATGTTTCATTGGCTATTCTTAACTTGACCCTTGAGAAAGAAGTAGATCGTGAAGAAGTGAACGAATACATTCGTCAAATCTCAATCAACTCAAACCTTCAAGGTCAAATCGGTTATACCAACTCAACTGAAGTGGTATCTTCTGACTTTATCGGTTCACGTACTGCAGGTGTATTTGATGCGCAAGCAACAATCACTTCAGGCAACCGTTTAACTTGCTATGTTTGGTACGATAACGAAGTGGGTTATAGCTGCCAGGTATTACGTATCGCAGAACAGATGGGCGGCGTAAGCTACCCAAAAATTCCTGCTGAAACAAATGCATAA
- the rarD gene encoding EamA family transporter RarD, which yields MYKGLALSVLASVTFGVLYFYTQFLKPLDSEQTFAWRMLATLPFLTLFMWWSCDLQHISQIFKRMVKQPVFLIWLIFSSLLCTTQLWLFLWGPINGRGLQVSLGYFLLPLVMVLVGCVLYKEKLSKWQLAAVMLAILGVGHEIWRIGSIAWETVYVALAYPLYFFLRRVFKTDHLGGFWWDLCLILPVAFYLGFMHSDSLSLMAHFPHLIIAVIGLGFLSALGLGSYMLASRYLPFVIFGLLSYLEPVLLAFASIVLGERVEAGEWLTYIPIWIAVLLLVIEGTIHIIKQKHKQRALNQNVENYQDRLK from the coding sequence ATGTATAAAGGCTTGGCTTTGTCAGTATTGGCATCCGTTACTTTTGGGGTGTTGTATTTTTATACGCAATTTTTAAAACCTTTGGACAGCGAACAGACTTTTGCCTGGCGCATGCTGGCCACGCTACCGTTCCTAACCCTGTTTATGTGGTGGTCGTGTGATTTGCAGCATATTTCCCAGATTTTTAAGCGTATGGTTAAACAGCCTGTGTTCCTGATCTGGCTGATTTTTAGTTCCCTGCTTTGTACCACACAACTGTGGCTGTTTCTCTGGGGCCCCATTAATGGCCGTGGTCTGCAAGTTTCACTGGGGTATTTCCTGTTGCCTTTGGTGATGGTGCTGGTGGGTTGTGTGCTTTATAAGGAAAAACTGTCGAAATGGCAGTTGGCTGCCGTGATGTTGGCCATTTTAGGAGTAGGACACGAAATCTGGCGCATCGGCAGTATCGCCTGGGAAACGGTTTATGTTGCTTTGGCTTATCCCTTATATTTCTTTTTACGCCGGGTCTTTAAAACGGATCATTTGGGCGGTTTCTGGTGGGATTTATGCCTCATTTTGCCAGTGGCTTTTTACTTGGGCTTTATGCATAGCGATAGTCTGAGTTTAATGGCTCATTTTCCACATTTAATTATTGCCGTGATTGGCCTGGGTTTTTTAAGTGCGTTGGGACTGGGCAGTTATATGCTGGCCAGCCGTTATTTGCCCTTTGTGATTTTTGGATTGCTGAGTTATCTCGAGCCCGTGCTTTTGGCCTTTGCTTCTATTGTGTTGGGGGAACGGGTTGAGGCAGGAGAGTGGCTGACATATATTCCCATCTGGATTGCCGTTTTATTGCTGGTCATTGAAGGCACAATTCATATCATCAAACAAAAGCATAAACAGCGTGCATTGAATCAAAATGTGGAAAACTATCAGGATCGTTTGAAATAG
- a CDS encoding lipocalin family protein, translated as MTGDNLPKAGYKLAKIAVGGAVLLGLGMATMAYAQTKPLQTVEKVELDKYLGVWYEVARKPLYFQNKCDRDVTATYTLNENGNVVVDNRCYTKEGNLAQSIGEAFIENAPFNTKLKVSFLPEAIRWLPFGRGDYWVLKLDENYQTVLVGEPRRKYMWVLSRTPQPDQAVVNEYLEYAKSLGYDVGDVIHTKQTIR; from the coding sequence ATGACAGGCGATAATCTTCCAAAAGCGGGCTATAAACTGGCTAAAATTGCTGTCGGTGGAGCTGTATTGCTGGGTTTGGGTATGGCGACAATGGCATATGCGCAAACCAAGCCACTACAAACGGTGGAAAAGGTTGAGCTGGATAAATATCTGGGTGTCTGGTATGAAGTGGCTCGCAAGCCGCTGTATTTTCAAAACAAGTGTGATCGTGATGTCACCGCGACCTATACCCTGAACGAGAACGGCAATGTGGTTGTAGATAACCGCTGCTATACCAAAGAGGGTAACCTCGCCCAGTCGATTGGAGAGGCATTTATTGAAAATGCACCTTTTAATACCAAGTTAAAAGTCAGTTTCTTGCCTGAAGCGATTCGCTGGTTACCCTTTGGTCGAGGTGATTATTGGGTGCTTAAACTTGATGAAAATTATCAGACGGTATTAGTGGGGGAACCACGCCGCAAATACATGTGGGTATTGTCCCGTACTCCACAACCTGATCAGGCAGTCGTCAATGAATATTTGGAATATGCCAAGTCGTTGGGCTATGACGTGGGTGATGTGATTCATACCAAGCAGACGATCAGGTAA
- the uvrB gene encoding excinuclease ABC subunit UvrB translates to MSDSHQPFELVTSYQPAGDQPQAIEKLVKGIQKGYHDQLLLGVTGSGKTYTMANVISQLQRPTIVMAHNKTLAAQLYGEFKSFFPNNAVEYFVSYYDYYQPEAYVPSSDTFIEKDSAINDHIDQMRLSATRSLLERRDAIIVASVSAIYGLGDPNAYMSMLLHIVQGDRISRDDIIRRLVEMQYSRNELEFLRGTYRIRGEIIDIFPAESDQDAIRIELFDDEVDSIRWFDPLTGKMVRKVPRVTIYPKSHYVTPKDNLQRAIGTIREELQERLGFFRANDKLLEAQRIEQRTRYDLEMMQQLGYTNGIENYSRHLSGRPAGEAPPTLFDYIPDDALLIIDESHVTVPQIGAMYKGDRSRKENLVNYGFRLPSALDNRPMQFEEWERIIPSTIYVSATPAKYELEKAQQIAEQVVRPTGLVDPEIEIRPVLTQVDDVLSEINIRKELDERVLVTTLTKRMAEDLTSYLKEYGVKVAYLHSDIDTVERTKIIHELRSGVHDVLVGINLLREGLDMPEVSLVAILDADKEGFLRSERSLIQTIGRAARNVNGKAILYADRITDSMQKAMDETERRRAKQIEFNELHGITPRSTKRQNSQDIDTGEVLTDDQIDEKISDQARALSADERHILADPKLLAKHLSKLEKEMLKASKELQFEQAARLRDEIVRLKAQMFS, encoded by the coding sequence ATGTCGGATAGTCATCAACCTTTTGAATTAGTGACCAGCTATCAGCCTGCGGGGGATCAGCCACAAGCCATTGAAAAATTAGTCAAAGGTATTCAAAAAGGCTATCACGACCAGTTGTTGTTGGGGGTAACCGGTTCAGGTAAAACCTATACCATGGCCAATGTGATTTCCCAGTTACAGCGTCCCACCATCGTCATGGCACATAATAAAACCTTGGCTGCACAGCTGTATGGCGAGTTCAAGTCATTTTTCCCCAATAATGCGGTTGAATATTTTGTCAGCTATTACGACTATTATCAGCCTGAAGCGTATGTGCCATCTTCCGATACCTTTATTGAAAAAGACTCGGCGATTAATGATCATATAGACCAGATGCGCCTTTCAGCGACCCGGTCATTACTCGAACGCCGTGATGCCATCATTGTCGCGTCGGTGTCTGCTATTTATGGTCTGGGTGATCCGAATGCCTATATGAGCATGTTGCTGCATATTGTGCAGGGCGACCGGATCAGCCGTGATGACATTATTCGCCGTCTGGTAGAAATGCAATATAGCCGTAACGAACTGGAATTCTTGCGTGGTACTTACCGTATCCGTGGTGAAATTATTGATATTTTCCCGGCTGAATCAGATCAGGATGCCATCCGTATTGAACTGTTTGATGATGAAGTTGATTCGATTCGCTGGTTTGATCCCTTAACCGGAAAAATGGTGCGTAAAGTTCCACGCGTAACCATTTACCCTAAAAGTCATTATGTTACTCCGAAGGATAATTTACAGCGTGCTATTGGCACCATTCGTGAGGAACTTCAGGAGCGTTTAGGTTTCTTTAGGGCTAATGACAAATTACTGGAAGCACAGCGTATTGAACAGCGTACCCGCTATGACTTGGAAATGATGCAGCAGTTGGGTTATACCAACGGCATCGAAAACTATTCACGTCATTTGTCCGGCCGTCCGGCAGGCGAGGCACCACCGACCTTATTTGACTATATTCCCGATGATGCCTTGCTGATTATTGATGAATCGCATGTCACGGTGCCACAAATTGGTGCCATGTATAAAGGCGACCGCTCACGTAAGGAAAATCTGGTCAATTATGGTTTCCGTTTGCCGAGTGCGTTAGATAACCGTCCGATGCAGTTTGAAGAATGGGAACGTATTATTCCATCCACAATTTATGTCAGTGCAACGCCGGCCAAATATGAGCTGGAAAAAGCGCAGCAGATTGCCGAGCAGGTGGTTCGCCCAACCGGACTGGTCGATCCTGAAATTGAAATTCGCCCCGTGCTGACTCAGGTCGATGATGTGCTATCGGAAATCAATATCCGTAAGGAACTGGATGAACGTGTTCTGGTGACAACCTTGACCAAACGGATGGCAGAAGATTTAACCTCGTATTTAAAAGAATACGGGGTCAAAGTGGCTTATCTGCATTCCGATATTGATACCGTGGAGCGTACCAAGATTATCCATGAGCTGCGTAGCGGTGTACATGATGTGCTGGTCGGCATTAACCTGCTGCGGGAAGGTCTGGATATGCCGGAAGTGTCCCTTGTGGCCATTCTGGACGCCGATAAAGAAGGTTTCCTGCGTTCGGAGCGCTCACTGATTCAAACCATTGGTCGTGCTGCACGTAACGTGAACGGTAAAGCCATTCTGTATGCAGATCGCATTACCGACTCCATGCAAAAAGCCATGGATGAAACTGAGCGCCGCCGAGCCAAACAGATCGAGTTTAATGAGCTGCATGGCATTACACCGCGCAGCACCAAGCGTCAGAATAGTCAGGATATTGATACCGGTGAAGTACTGACTGATGACCAAATTGACGAGAAAATTTCGGATCAGGCGCGTGCCTTAAGTGCGGATGAGCGTCACATTTTGGCAGACCCTAAATTGCTGGCAAAACATTTGTCCAAACTGGAAAAAGAGATGCTCAAAGCTTCGAAAGAATTGCAGTTTGAACAGGCAGCGCGACTGCGTGATGAAATAGTTCGCCTGAAGGCACAGATGTTTAGCTAA
- a CDS encoding sensor domain-containing diguanylate cyclase gives MDMLNSPFFELSPVAMWLEDYSEIKKQFDLWRDQGVQDLFSFLQEDESRILACAKKIKLLKVNSKTLELYQANDFEHLSQNLQLVFKEDMAKTHIHELVALWNGETRFSNSAVNYTLTGKRLDIQLKGIVLPQHERDLSLVLITTEDITSYTEACRKEERSRHLAEARFTYSPTSLWIEDFSRIKIKLDQLRKLGIEDFATFLDVHSEFVIECIKEIKVIDVNQATLDLFGAASKEILLKNLHKVFAEEMVRTFREQLIELWNGHLHHQREVVNYAIDGSIRHVLLQFTVFPDYLDDWSIVQVALTDITARKKAEHYLEYLGKHDVLTQLYNRSFYVAELNRLERNLLHPISCIFIDLNGLKILNDSEGHDAGDGVLRRIGNILNQLIQHTPYSASRIGGDEFVVLLPGADEAALQNCLQSLQELLSVDNQFYANQPISLSIGHATNLPHERIEDMLKRADLEMYHQKKNYYQNHDRRNQLYDSN, from the coding sequence ATGGACATGCTGAACTCCCCTTTTTTTGAACTCTCTCCCGTTGCCATGTGGCTGGAAGACTATAGTGAAATCAAAAAACAATTTGATCTTTGGCGTGATCAGGGCGTGCAAGATCTGTTCAGTTTCCTGCAAGAAGATGAATCACGTATTCTTGCATGCGCAAAAAAAATTAAATTATTAAAGGTCAATTCTAAAACCCTTGAACTTTATCAGGCCAATGATTTTGAACATCTATCGCAAAACCTGCAATTAGTCTTTAAAGAAGATATGGCAAAAACCCATATCCACGAACTGGTTGCGTTGTGGAATGGTGAAACCCGTTTTTCCAATTCTGCGGTAAACTACACCTTGACTGGAAAGCGCCTGGATATCCAGCTCAAAGGCATTGTACTGCCGCAACATGAACGGGATTTATCCCTGGTATTAATTACCACCGAAGACATCACTTCTTATACTGAAGCCTGCCGTAAGGAAGAACGAAGCCGCCATCTGGCAGAGGCACGCTTTACTTATTCTCCAACCTCTCTTTGGATAGAAGATTTCAGCCGTATTAAAATTAAACTGGATCAATTACGTAAATTAGGCATTGAAGATTTTGCCACCTTTCTGGATGTGCATAGCGAGTTTGTCATTGAATGCATCAAGGAAATTAAAGTCATTGATGTCAATCAAGCCACCCTCGATTTGTTTGGTGCAGCCAGTAAAGAGATTTTATTAAAAAATCTTCATAAAGTTTTTGCTGAGGAAATGGTTCGAACATTCCGGGAACAATTGATTGAACTGTGGAACGGTCATCTGCATCATCAACGTGAAGTAGTCAATTACGCAATTGATGGCAGCATTCGCCATGTACTGCTGCAATTTACCGTATTTCCGGATTATCTGGATGACTGGAGCATTGTACAGGTTGCCCTGACTGATATTACTGCGCGCAAAAAAGCTGAACATTATCTTGAATATTTAGGCAAACACGACGTACTCACCCAACTGTACAATCGTTCTTTTTATGTGGCAGAACTGAACCGGCTTGAACGCAATTTATTACATCCAATCTCGTGTATTTTTATAGATTTAAATGGACTGAAAATACTGAATGATAGCGAGGGACATGATGCAGGTGACGGTGTCTTACGGCGTATAGGCAACATCCTGAACCAGTTGATTCAGCATACGCCCTATTCTGCCTCACGTATTGGCGGAGATGAGTTTGTAGTCCTTTTACCGGGTGCAGATGAGGCTGCCTTACAAAACTGCCTGCAAAGTCTGCAGGAACTTTTGTCGGTGGACAATCAATTTTATGCCAATCAGCCGATCAGCCTGTCTATAGGTCATGCGACAAATTTGCCGCATGAACGGATTGAAGATATGCTGAAGCGTGCTGACCTGGAGATGTATCACCAGAAAAAGAATTACTATCAGAACCATGATAGACGAAACCAACTTTATGACTCGAATTAA